In Geobacillus kaustophilus, a genomic segment contains:
- a CDS encoding CTP synthase translates to MTKYIFVTGGVVSSLGKGITAASLGRLLKNRGLNVTIQKFDPYINVDPGTMSPYQHGEVFVTDDGAETDLDLGHYERFIDINLNKYSNVTTGKIYSAVIRKERRGDYLGGTVQVIPHITNEIKERVFRAGRETNADVVITEIGGTVGDIESLPFLEAIRQIKSDVGRENVMYIHCTLVPYIKAAGEMKTKPTQHSVKELRSLGIQPNVIVVRTEMPMPQEMKEKIALFCDIDPKAVIEARDADTLYAVPLMLQEQKLDQIVCEHLRLNCGEADMAEWKALVEKVRNLSKTTKIALVGKYVELPDAYISVVEALRHAGYAFDTDIDIQWINAEHVTRDNVADLLKEADGILVPGGFGDRGVEGKIEAIRYAREQRVPFLGICLGMQLASIEFARHVVGLSGAHSSEFDPNTPHPIIDLLPEQKDVEDLGGTLRLGLYPCKLQEGTLAYAAYGDEVIYERHRHRYEFNNQYRPIMEEHGFVFSGTSPDGRLVEVIELKDHPWFVAAQFHPEFTSRPTRPQPLFREFVRASLKE, encoded by the coding sequence ATGACGAAATACATTTTTGTGACGGGCGGCGTTGTTTCCTCGCTCGGGAAAGGGATTACGGCGGCTTCGCTTGGACGTTTGTTGAAAAACCGCGGGTTGAACGTGACAATCCAAAAGTTTGACCCGTACATTAACGTCGATCCAGGGACGATGAGCCCGTATCAGCACGGCGAGGTGTTCGTCACGGACGACGGTGCAGAGACGGATTTGGATTTAGGGCATTATGAACGGTTCATCGATATTAATTTAAACAAATACAGCAACGTGACGACAGGAAAAATTTATTCCGCCGTCATCCGCAAAGAGCGCCGCGGCGATTACCTAGGCGGCACGGTGCAAGTCATTCCGCACATTACCAACGAAATTAAAGAGCGCGTCTTCCGGGCCGGAAGAGAGACGAACGCCGATGTCGTCATTACGGAGATCGGCGGCACGGTCGGCGATATTGAATCGCTTCCGTTTTTAGAAGCGATCCGCCAAATCAAAAGCGATGTTGGACGCGAAAACGTCATGTACATCCACTGCACGCTCGTGCCGTACATCAAAGCGGCTGGGGAAATGAAAACGAAGCCGACGCAGCACAGCGTGAAAGAATTGCGCAGCCTCGGCATTCAGCCGAACGTGATCGTCGTGCGCACGGAAATGCCGATGCCGCAGGAAATGAAAGAGAAAATCGCCCTCTTTTGCGACATCGATCCGAAAGCGGTCATCGAGGCGCGCGATGCCGACACGCTGTATGCGGTTCCGCTTATGCTTCAAGAACAAAAACTGGACCAAATCGTGTGCGAACATTTGCGCCTCAACTGCGGCGAAGCGGATATGGCCGAATGGAAGGCGCTTGTGGAGAAAGTGCGCAACTTATCGAAAACGACGAAAATCGCTTTGGTCGGCAAATACGTCGAGCTTCCGGACGCGTATATTTCTGTTGTTGAGGCGCTCCGTCATGCGGGGTATGCGTTTGACACCGACATTGATATTCAGTGGATCAATGCTGAGCATGTGACGCGTGACAATGTAGCCGACCTGTTGAAAGAGGCGGACGGCATTTTAGTTCCAGGCGGGTTCGGCGACCGGGGGGTCGAAGGGAAGATTGAGGCGATCCGCTACGCCCGCGAGCAGCGCGTGCCGTTTTTGGGCATTTGCTTAGGAATGCAGCTCGCCTCGATTGAATTTGCTCGCCATGTTGTCGGGTTGTCCGGCGCCCATTCGTCCGAGTTTGACCCGAACACGCCGCATCCGATCATCGACTTGCTTCCGGAGCAGAAGGATGTCGAAGATTTAGGCGGCACGCTCCGCCTCGGCTTGTATCCGTGCAAGCTGCAGGAAGGGACGCTTGCCTACGCCGCCTACGGCGATGAAGTCATTTACGAGCGCCATCGCCATCGGTACGAATTCAACAACCAATACCGGCCGATCATGGAAGAGCACGGCTTCGTCTTTTCCGGCACGAGCCCGGACGGACGGTTGGTTGAAGTGATCGAACTCAAGGATCATCCGTGGTTCGTCGCCGCGCAATTCCATCCGGAATTCACCTCGCGCCCGACGCGGCCGCAGCCGCTGTTCCGCGAGTTTGTCAGAGCGTCGCTGAAAGAGTGA
- a CDS encoding response regulator yields the protein MGNKILIVDDQYGIRILLNEVFQREGYVTYQAANGMQALEIARKHHPDLVLLDMKIPGMDGIEILKRLKEIDRDVKVIIMTAYGELDMIQETKELGALMHFAKPFDIDDLRAAVKKHMTA from the coding sequence GTGGGGAACAAAATTTTAATTGTCGATGACCAATACGGCATCCGCATTTTGCTCAACGAAGTGTTTCAGCGAGAGGGATATGTAACGTATCAGGCCGCCAACGGCATGCAGGCGCTCGAAATCGCCCGCAAACATCACCCGGATCTTGTGCTTCTTGATATGAAAATTCCTGGCATGGACGGCATTGAAATTTTAAAACGGTTGAAAGAGATTGATCGGGATGTTAAGGTGATCATCATGACCGCCTACGGGGAGCTCGATATGATTCAAGAAACGAAAGAGCTCGGGGCGCTGATGCATTTTGCCAAGCCGTTTGATATTGACGATTTGCGCGCTGCCGTCAAAAAACACATGACCGCCTAG
- a CDS encoding DUF2529 domain-containing protein, with product MKILTTQTIGLLQKIAADEEWALEDGARLLAQAAIGDGRIWLYGIGELDAVVTAALLGPDPLPKAKRLEPTATDDWQETDRALLFARFSADSEAIRLVERLQAHGVDAVAVAALVKDEPGLADMATVFIDSKLSRPLVPTEDGRRIGMPTIITASFIYYGLRVLLDEILAEYE from the coding sequence GTGAAAATTTTAACGACGCAAACGATCGGATTGTTGCAAAAAATCGCCGCTGACGAAGAATGGGCGCTTGAAGACGGGGCGCGCCTGCTCGCTCAGGCCGCCATCGGTGATGGGCGCATTTGGCTGTATGGCATTGGTGAACTCGATGCGGTCGTCACCGCCGCGCTTCTTGGCCCCGATCCGCTGCCGAAAGCAAAACGGCTTGAGCCGACAGCAACCGATGACTGGCAGGAAACGGACCGAGCGCTTCTATTTGCCCGCTTTTCCGCCGATTCTGAGGCCATTCGCCTCGTCGAACGGCTGCAGGCGCACGGCGTCGATGCAGTGGCCGTCGCGGCGCTCGTCAAGGATGAACCCGGGCTGGCCGATATGGCCACCGTCTTTATCGACAGCAAACTTTCCCGCCCGCTCGTGCCGACTGAAGACGGCCGCCGCATCGGCATGCCGACGATCATCACCGCTTCATTCATCTACTACGGACTGCGCGTTTTGCTCGATGAAATTTTGGCGGAATATGAATAA